A single genomic interval of Actinomycetes bacterium harbors:
- a CDS encoding cytochrome c biogenesis protein CcdA — protein sequence MSAAVVVLAAFLAGLVSFSSPCCLPLLPGYVAYVSGGVDDPDARRTMAAAGLFTLGFGATFTAGYWTQLFTPLIRLFARAGWPPI from the coding sequence ATGAGCGCCGCCGTCGTGGTCCTGGCTGCGTTCCTGGCCGGGCTGGTGAGCTTCTCCTCGCCCTGCTGCCTGCCGCTGCTGCCCGGCTACGTCGCCTACGTCAGCGGCGGAGTGGACGACCCCGACGCCCGGCGGACGATGGCCGCGGCCGGGCTGTTCACGCTCGGGTTCGGCGCGACGTTTACCGCCGGCTACTGGACCCAGCTGTTCACCCCACTGATCCGGCTGTTCGCCCGCGCCGGCTGGCCCCCGATCTGA
- a CDS encoding DUF3105 domain-containing protein: protein MEARCPRPPPRLSVAERVAAKRRQQIRTLTVAMVVVLPVGLVAVLLQRDRTRSPALRALGARTLPDQGRQHLKAGQPFTAYNSTPSTSGPHDPHPAPCGVSSQPIPNPVQVHDLEHGVVMVQYRPDLDAGQVRALETLARARSPPMSSSRPTPDCLSRSR, encoded by the coding sequence GTGGAGGCACGATGTCCCCGTCCACCACCGCGCCTGTCGGTCGCCGAGCGGGTAGCCGCCAAGCGCCGCCAGCAGATCCGCACCCTGACCGTCGCCATGGTCGTCGTCCTCCCCGTAGGGCTGGTCGCGGTTCTGCTGCAGCGCGACCGGACGCGGTCCCCCGCCCTGCGCGCCCTCGGGGCCCGGACCCTTCCCGACCAGGGCCGCCAGCACCTCAAGGCCGGGCAGCCGTTCACCGCCTACAACTCCACTCCGTCGACCTCCGGCCCCCACGACCCACACCCTGCGCCCTGTGGGGTGAGCAGCCAGCCAATCCCCAACCCGGTCCAGGTCCACGACCTCGAGCACGGCGTCGTCATGGTCCAGTACCGGCCCGATCTCGACGCTGGCCAGGTCCGCGCGCTCGAGACGCTCGCGCGCGCGCGTTCCCCTCCCATGTCCTCGTCGCGCCCTACCCCGGATTGCCTGAGCCGGTCGCGGTGA
- a CDS encoding TlpA disulfide reductase family protein, translating to MSDEPVLEDPPAAPAPLDDRRRLPRAVPGLVLLALLLMAAAGGVRAVAHRLNKPEGTSGLRVANQEAVDSGVRHQAVAFDGRLLADGRGWSSASARGSILVVNLWASWCGPCRAEQPALSTVARAYRNQHVVFVGVNIRDQKANATAYADEFRIPYPSLFDPGAETATKLRAFGLPTTFIVDRDGVLAYQLTGKTTVPILAARLDTLLANGGRWVG from the coding sequence ATGTCAGACGAGCCGGTCCTCGAGGACCCACCCGCCGCGCCAGCGCCACTGGACGACCGCCGCCGCCTGCCGCGGGCGGTCCCCGGCCTCGTCCTGCTCGCCCTGCTCCTCATGGCCGCGGCAGGCGGCGTGCGGGCCGTGGCGCACCGCCTGAACAAGCCGGAAGGAACGAGCGGGTTGCGCGTGGCCAACCAGGAGGCCGTCGACAGTGGCGTCCGCCACCAGGCGGTCGCGTTTGACGGGCGCCTGCTCGCTGACGGTCGTGGGTGGTCGTCCGCCTCGGCGCGGGGCTCCATCCTGGTCGTGAACCTGTGGGCGTCGTGGTGTGGGCCCTGCCGGGCTGAGCAGCCGGCACTGTCGACGGTCGCCCGCGCCTACCGGAACCAGCACGTGGTGTTCGTCGGCGTCAACATCCGCGATCAGAAGGCCAACGCCACGGCGTACGCGGACGAGTTCCGCATCCCCTACCCGTCGCTGTTCGACCCTGGCGCCGAGACCGCGACCAAGCTGCGCGCGTTCGGCCTGCCGACCACGTTCATCGTCGACCGCGACGGGGTCCTCGCCTACCAGCTCACCGGCAAGACGACGGTGCCGATCCTCGCGGCCCGGCTCGACACGCTGCTGGCCAACGGCGGACGGTGGGTCGGATGA
- a CDS encoding TlpA disulfide reductase family protein, which produces MPARPRPLTLLPALAVLLTACATTSAPPRRDAERPPAAPGVAANAVRVQMEGFAGGPGFRLPDDLRGRPLVLNVWASWCGPCRTEMPAFQTVWLHAKDKVGFLGLDETDELGAARRFVAETRVTYPLAADPHGQAAARLGVVGLPVTLFISADGVLRGRRVGAMEAQDLRAAIRTYLKVTVP; this is translated from the coding sequence ATGCCCGCCCGCCCTCGCCCACTCACCCTCCTGCCCGCGCTCGCGGTCCTCCTCACGGCCTGCGCGACGACCAGCGCACCCCCACGCCGGGATGCCGAGCGGCCACCGGCGGCGCCCGGGGTCGCCGCCAACGCCGTCCGGGTCCAGATGGAGGGGTTCGCCGGCGGGCCCGGGTTCCGGCTCCCCGACGACCTCCGCGGCCGGCCGCTGGTGCTCAACGTGTGGGCCTCCTGGTGCGGGCCCTGCCGCACGGAGATGCCCGCGTTCCAGACGGTCTGGCTGCACGCCAAGGACAAGGTCGGGTTCCTCGGCCTCGACGAGACCGACGAGCTCGGCGCAGCGCGGCGCTTCGTCGCCGAGACCCGGGTCACCTACCCCCTGGCCGCCGACCCACACGGCCAGGCGGCGGCCAGACTCGGCGTCGTAGGCCTGCCGGTCACGCTGTTCATCTCGGCCGATGGGGTGCTGCGCGGCCGCCGGGTCGGCGCGATGGAGGCGCAGGACCTGCGCGCCGCGATCCGCACCTACCTCAAGGTGACCGTGCCGTGA